The Solanum pennellii chromosome 11, SPENNV200 sequence TCAGAATTTGAAGACCAAACCATTTTCTACTCCATTTTGGTATCTTCTTTTGCACAATGTATATTTCCACTGGATAATAAACAGTCAACGGCCAAAATCCAAATGCTCCAAGTATTCCAACGATGTCGCTGAAGAATGGCAACAACATAGAGATGATAGTGGATATGATAACAAAGATCGTCCTCCAAACTAGTCTGAATAGGTAAATGTTGTACGATTTAAAGCCCGGGATTGGCACACTAATATTCTTGGTGATGATTTTACTGTTAGGGTACCATTCTGCTGCTGTTTTTTCAATGAAAGCAAAAAGGGGTTGGCAGTAAACCTGGTATGCACCTACAAGATGAACGAAGATGGCTATGTTGGCTATATCTAGTAGCCAATAAGGGTCGTAAAATCCAAAACCAGTTAGTAAATTGTCAGGAGCATGGTTTCCAAATGCTGCATAGCCAAAACAACCACATAGCATGTAGAAAACTGTTGTTACTGATACACTAATTATAGTTGCATTTTTCATTGTCTTGGCTTCTGAGGGTGGGGATTTGATTGTATCCTGTATTATATAATACGACAAGTTAGACATACGCGATGGAATGAAGTAATTGAAAAATGCTTCCTATCGTTACCTGAATCTCGATAAGGATGAGGGAGTAAGAATAAGCAAAAGCAATAGCTCCGAGTGCTTGAAAAGTTCTCCAAACTTTTTGCATTTCAGTCACAATTCCAATGCTAACTCCAGTTAAACTCCCACCAATTTTTCGAGtttcttcaaataataaaaaactttaGAATGAAGTTGCGATGTTTCTCCTGTAAAAATGTAGGTAGGGTAACAAACCTGCTACATGAGCAATGCCTAAACCTAAACCGATGGTGGAGTAAGTGAAAGACATTACAGCAGCAACAATTGAAAGCCACcaaatttgatcaaaatctGGTATTTGTGAGAAGATGATTTCGATTACTCCAAATATGATCATATATGGAGTATTTGGTTGTAAACAAGGTGCTTTATGACCATGTTTATGAAAACAATCTGACCTTTTAACAGCCCTGTTCCattttacatgaaaaaaaaataatattattactagTAGAAAAATTGGGGGTAAACCTCGCTAATAAATACACTTACATCAGG is a genomic window containing:
- the LOC107003446 gene encoding amino acid permease 3-like: MGDSTNFAAKHPVSINVTESKRFDDDGRIKRSGSVWTASAHIITAVIGSGVLSLAWAVAQLGWIAGPTVMLLFSFVTYYTSSLLSDCYRSGDPLFGKRNYTYMDVVQANLSGLQVKICGWIQYVNLFGVAIGYTIASSISLMAVKRSDCFHKHGHKAPCLQPNTPYMIIFGVIEIIFSQIPDFDQIWWLSIVAAVMSFTYSTIGLGLGIAHVAETRKIGGSLTGVSIGIVTEMQKVWRTFQALGAIAFAYSYSLILIEIQDTIKSPPSEAKTMKNATIISVSVTTVFYMLCGCFGYAAFGNHAPDNLLTGFGFYDPYWLLDIANIAIFVHLVGAYQVYCQPLFAFIEKTAAEWYPNSKIITKNISVPIPGFKSYNIYLFRLVWRTIFVIISTIISMLLPFFSDIVGILGAFGFWPLTVYYPVEIYIVQKKIPKWSRKWFGLQILSVTCLIVSIAAAVGSFAGVVSDLKVYKPFKFT